GATGTTCAGCTAATTCATGCGCGCGCAACGTAGTGCATCCGGCGACTGGGTGGATTTTCGCCGCGAGCAGGAAACCGGCATTGAGAGCGTCAGCGCCCACTTTACCGGGCACGCCTACGATCCGCACGATCATGATGAAGTGCTGGTGGGCGTGACCCAGCAGGGCGTGCAACGTTTTAACTGCCACCGCGAGTTGCATACCAGCCGCCCCGGCCGCGCGATTTTGATTGAGCCGGGCGCGGTGCATGACGGACATGCGCCGGACGAAAATGGCTTCACCTATGCGATGCTTTACCTGCCGCAACAGTGGGTCACCACCATGCTGCAACAGCGCGGACACAGAGACGTATCGCAAATCGAAGCGGCCTTTCGTAACACCCTGACCGATGACAACATGCTGATCCACGCCATTCAGCAGGCATTTTTTGCCATTCATCATCATGAAGGCCGTCTCGCCCGCGATCAGAGTCTGGATCATCTCATGAAGCTGCTCACCCGCCATATTGATGGCAAAACCGCCCTGCCGCCGGATGAAACCGTGCTGCGTATGCAGCAGGTGAAAGAGATGCTGCATGACCACATGGCGGACGATATCGGGCTGGACGCGCTTTCGGCGCACTGCGGTATTGACCGTTTTCGCCTGAGCAGACAATTTCAGAAAGCCTTTGGCCAGACGCCGCACGCGTATCTGGTACGCCTGCGCTTGCGCACTGCCAGAGCCTTGCTGGCGCACGGGCTGGAGCCTGCGCAGGTGGCGGCGCAGGTGGGTTTTGCCGATCAAAGCCACCTTGGCCGATGGTTCCAGCGCGCGTATCGCCTCTCTCCCGCCACCTTCCAGCGCCAGTGCACAAACGTTCTATCCCGCTGAATGCGCTTCTCCGAAGATGGGCTTTTTACGACAGACGGAGAAGAAAAACGCATGTTTGATACCAAAGTTGCCCTTGTGGTACGTGACGATCTGGAAAGCTGGCAACGGTTGAATGTGGTGGCGTTTCTCGCCACCGGCGTGGTCTCTGCCGCGCCGGAAGTACTGGGTGAACCCTATGTGGATGCCGCCGGGCGCCGCTACGAGCGCATTGCCGGGCAGCCGATGCTGATTTTCGCCGGTACGCTGGCCGATTTGCAGCGTACCCACCGCAAAGGGCTGGAGCGGGAAGTGACGGTTGTGCCGTATGTGGAAGCAATGTTCTCTACCGGCAATGATGACGCTAACCGCGCCGTGTTTCAGCTGGAAGATGCGGATGCGATGAACCTGGTCGGTATTGCCCTGCGCGGGCCGAAAAAAGCCGTCGATAAAGTAATCAAAGGTCTCGCCCTGCATCCTTAATTTCCCTTCCCGCCGACGTCTTTGTGCGGCGGGAATTTCCCCATCCGCCAAATAGCGGTCACTTTCGCTCACTTACCGCTGACTTTTTTCGATTTTGGCTTCCCGTTTCGCTCAACTTAGTATAAAAAAGCAGGCTTTGACGTAACCCTTTCAACTTTGCATAGTCTGGAGCACGCTTTGAACACATCATCGGTTTCCCGTCTGGCGCTGGCGCTCGCTTTTGGCGTGACACTGACCGCCTGTAGCTCAACCCCGCCGGCTGAACGTCCCTCTGAACAGAAAGCACCGGGCACGACGTCGCGTCCGATCCTCAGTGCGGGCGAAGCGAAAAACTTCGTGGCGGATCGCTACTTTACCTCGATGACGCCGGACGGCGCGGTATGGAAACCGATGTCGATTCGTCTGCCGGAAAAAGCGGACTTCGTGGTTGGCCCGGCTGGTACTCCAGGCGTAACGCACACCACTATTCAGGCTGCGGTAGACGCGGCAATCAACAAGCATGCCAGCGATCGTCAATATATCGCAGTGATGCCGGGCGAGTATGAAGGCACGGTGTATGTGCCTGCAGCTTCCGGCAGCGTGACCATTTACGGTACCGGCGAGAAAGCGCTGGACGTAAAAATCGGTATGGCGATTGACTCTGAAATCGACCCGAACAGCTGGCGTCGTCTGGTCAATCCATCAGGCAAATATATGCCGGGTAAACCTGCCTGGTACATGTTCGATAACTGCCAGAGCAAACGCGCTGCAACGGTCGGTGTAATGTGTTCTGCGGTTTTCTGGTCACAGAACAACGGCCTGCAATTGCAGAACCTGACCATTGAGAACACGCTGGGCGACAGTGTTGATGCGGGCAACCACCAGGCGGTAGCGCTGCGCAGCGACGGCGATAAAGTGCAGATCAACAACGTCAACATTCTGGGTCGCCAGAATACCTTCTTTGTCACCAACAGCAGCGTGGACAACACCCTGCGTAGCGATCGCCAGACCCGTACGCTGGTGACCAACAGCTACCTCGAAGGGGATGTGGACATCGTTTCTGGTCGCGGCGCGGTGGTGTTTGATAACACCGATTTCCGCGTAGTGAACTCCCGCACGCAGAAAGAAGGCTACGTCTTTGCCCCGGCGACGCTCTCTAACCTGTACTACGGCTTCCTCGCCGTGAACAGCCGCTTTACCGGCAACGGCGTGGCGCAACTCGGCCGTTCACTGGATGTTGATGGCAACACCAACGGTCAGGTTGTTATCCGCGACAGCGTGATTAATGAAGGCTTTAACGTCGCTAAACCGTGGGCTGATGCTGCTGTTTCTGGCCGTGCATACGCAGGCAATGTCGGTGCGGTGGATGATAAAGGCAATGTACAGCGCGAGCTGAACAACCCACAGTTCAACCGCATGTGGGAGTTTAACAACCGCGGCGTGGGCAGCCAGGTT
Above is a genomic segment from Kosakonia radicincitans DSM 16656 containing:
- a CDS encoding AraC family transcriptional regulator, giving the protein MRAQRSASGDWVDFRREQETGIESVSAHFTGHAYDPHDHDEVLVGVTQQGVQRFNCHRELHTSRPGRAILIEPGAVHDGHAPDENGFTYAMLYLPQQWVTTMLQQRGHRDVSQIEAAFRNTLTDDNMLIHAIQQAFFAIHHHEGRLARDQSLDHLMKLLTRHIDGKTALPPDETVLRMQQVKEMLHDHMADDIGLDALSAHCGIDRFRLSRQFQKAFGQTPHAYLVRLRLRTARALLAHGLEPAQVAAQVGFADQSHLGRWFQRAYRLSPATFQRQCTNVLSR
- a CDS encoding putative acyl-CoA thioester hydrolase; protein product: MNTSSVSRLALALAFGVTLTACSSTPPAERPSEQKAPGTTSRPILSAGEAKNFVADRYFTSMTPDGAVWKPMSIRLPEKADFVVGPAGTPGVTHTTIQAAVDAAINKHASDRQYIAVMPGEYEGTVYVPAASGSVTIYGTGEKALDVKIGMAIDSEIDPNSWRRLVNPSGKYMPGKPAWYMFDNCQSKRAATVGVMCSAVFWSQNNGLQLQNLTIENTLGDSVDAGNHQAVALRSDGDKVQINNVNILGRQNTFFVTNSSVDNTLRSDRQTRTLVTNSYLEGDVDIVSGRGAVVFDNTDFRVVNSRTQKEGYVFAPATLSNLYYGFLAVNSRFTGNGVAQLGRSLDVDGNTNGQVVIRDSVINEGFNVAKPWADAAVSGRAYAGNVGAVDDKGNVQRELNNPQFNRMWEFNNRGVGSQVVAEPKK
- a CDS encoding DUF2000 family protein; amino-acid sequence: MFDTKVALVVRDDLESWQRLNVVAFLATGVVSAAPEVLGEPYVDAAGRRYERIAGQPMLIFAGTLADLQRTHRKGLEREVTVVPYVEAMFSTGNDDANRAVFQLEDADAMNLVGIALRGPKKAVDKVIKGLALHP